The DNA sequence TATACATGGGGAACAATTTCTTTTGTACTTGGCCAAATTATAACAATAACAATCGCGTGTGTATTAGCGGAACCAGCATTCAAATTAACGAGGGgctaaaatttttataataaacttttctgaaaaaataaatttctaaaattttacGAGAAGAGCTGGAGGTTAAAAGTTAAAACTTTCGTTAAATACTTCTGTATTAGCCGAGACTTCAATCTAAATTAACCTCACTCACACATGATTCAATCTAAATTAGCCTCACTCACACATTCCATGTGTGAGTGTTTGGGCACCCATAGGATGTTTGATTAAGAGAAAACCAAAATGCTAGGGGGTCCAACAGGATGTGATCACATACATGTTACACGAGTCCTGTTTTTAATTCTTCCCTGAGATCTCCTGGATAAGTgtattcatttatttttattatttgtaTTGTGTCTCCTTTCATTTGATTGGTAGTCCAGAAAACATCTGATATTATAAATTTAAACTGCAACATGTCATGCCATACTGTTATGACTCGTGCCTAGTTAGGTTGATCACTGTACCATATTTCTACCTAATATAGAGACAAGTtagataaatttaaaaataattttaagattaAAAAGTGTGATTTTTGCTCCAGTTTTACCCCTGCAGCTTTTTTGCCTATAAATAGCAGCTCAAGTCCACACTCTTCAATATAAACTTGACAGAAAACTGTTACAAGAAAAACAGGGGAAAATAAGAAGATAGGTAAGAAAAAAATGGAGAAGTTTCCAATCATCAACATGGAGAAGCTTAATGGTGAAGAGAGGGCTGCGACAATGGAGAGGATTAAAGATGCTTGTGAGAACTGGGGATTTTTTGAGGTAATAGTTCTTACTTTTCTCTCATAAACGGGCTATACTGAATACGCATGGTTTGGTTTAGTTTAGTTAGTGTATGTGTAAATATAGTCTAAGAAATTTGTGTTCTTGCATAATCTTGTATATGGTATGATAAGGAATGGttcatattttttttttaattagtATTATGACTAAAAGGTACTGAATCATGGGATTTCTATCGAGCTTATGGACACTGTGGAGAGGCTGACAAAGGCACACTACAAGAAGAGTATGGAGCAGAGGTTCAAGGAAATGGTGGCGAATAAAGGTTTAGAGACTGTACAAAATGAAATTGATGATTTGGACTGGGAAAGCACTTTCTTTCTTAGCCATCTTCCTCATTCCAAGATCACAGATATTCCTGATCTTGAAGATGATTACAGGTAACTTTTAGCCGAAACACCTAAGGTTTACAATATCTTTGCCTTTAGCCAAACGGAGTCCTCTTGGTAATAACTGAGTAAATTCAGGGTTTTATGCCCTCGTGGGGGTGCGAGTGTGTGAGTATCAAAATTTCTGGCAAGAATAACACGCACATGAGCACTTGTGCACAAGCACACAAGTTCTAGGAGAAATATGACAATCTTTTGTTTAAAAAATGACAACAGGAAGGCAATGAAGGAATTTGCAAAAGGAATAGAAAAACTAGCTGAGGAACTGCTGGACTTGCTATGCGAGAATCTTGGATTAGAAAAAGGTTACCTGAAGAGAGCTTTCTACGGATCCAAGGGTCCTACTTTTGGCACCAAGGTCAGCAACTATCCTCCCTGTCCCAAACCAGATCTCATCAAAGGCCTCCGAGCGCACACGGATGCTGGTGGGATCATCCTGTTATTCCAAGATGATCAAGTCAGTGGCCTCCAGCTTCTCAAAGATGGCGAATGGGTCGATGTTCCACCTATGCGCCACTCTATTGTTATCAACTTGGGTGACCAACTTGAGGTAGTAATCAGGTCCAAAAACTGATAAATAATTAGTAACATAACTGAATCCTAATATTCGATCCTAAAACATTTATTTAAACAGGTGATCACAAACGGAAAATACAAGAGTGTGATGCACAGGGTGATTGCCCAAACAGATGGGAACAGGATGTCATTGGCTTCCTTCTACAACCCTGGAGGGGATGCTGTGATCTATCCAGAACCAACATTGGTTGAGAAAGACGAAGAGAAAGGGCACGTGTACCCGAAATTTGTATTCCAGGACTACATGAAGCTTTATGCTGGTCTTAAGTTTCAGGCCAAGGAGCCAAGGTTTGAAGCGATGAAAGCTATGGAAATCACAACAGTTTGAGAGTAGCAGATTCACCTAAAAGCACGAACACAAATATCTATTTTGTCACATTTGTAACGTTTGAATATCATCAACCATCCTATTATCTATCCTATGAGTGTTTAGGTCATAGTATTGATATATGCATGCTTAGTATGATAATGTGCTGATTTGGTTGACATATGTGTAAGTTGATGGTACAGTTAAGAACAATAAAGCCCTGCTTTTTTATGATGTATACCTGCATCTAACATGAAGGTAATTGACTACTTAATAATTTATATGGACTGTTAAACAAAACAGAGATAGCACTGTAAATGCTTAAGAATAGTTGCCAAAGAAGTCCTCTTCCTCAACTAAGCGCACCTAAAAGTTTAACACAAGTGTTCATATTCTAAAGTACATTAGTTACGTTTGTAACTCTGTATTTACTATGCTACATCTTGACATTATATTTGAATCCTTTCTTAGTTCAAATGCATGCCCACCGGTGGCTACAGCATCGTCTCCTACCCATCGGCACAAAAATACACACTTCCATTTCTTCGCCTTGCCAAAAGGTAAGCCACAAAAACAACTTTCTAACACATGAACCGATGGATATCAAACCCCTTAGAGGAACAACACGTAGAGAAACAAAAGCCTCAGAGCATATTGCCAACAAACTATGCACTTCTAGAACATGTCAGTGCACATTCACAGGCTAGAAGCAAAGATTGCAAAGAACTAACAGTATCTTCGAATTTTTTAATAACCAGAGCCGGGCTACTTGGCACTTGTGCAAAAGATGCAAACTTAATATTTTAGTTGTAAACCCACAAATTAAACTGGCACTCTAATTAACAACTTATACAACTCAAATGCAGTGCTAACATGGGTACCTAAATACGTGATGTCACCTAACATTGACACCTCGTTGCACCATCGATCAGAGATGTCCCCGTAATCAACTAATTGGAAAGATCATAGAGTATAGAGAGCTTAGTTTCTCCCAAGTTTCGtacttttttttattttcatttttcaCTTCTTCTATTTTTCAAGACTGAGCAATTTTACAACCTAGTTTACATTTGGTATAAAATAGCCAAAAGCTAACTTAAATGATTTGAAAAATGTTAGCAATTTTTCCAACACGATTGAATTGGGAACGTACGTCCAAAAAAAAAATCGCAACGAAAAAAAGATTCATTTCATTCCATATTATCTAATTGAATTATATCATAAAATACAGCACTCAAAAGACAAATTGACACCTCTTTGAACACAAGGCATCTCTCATACATAACTCACACTCTCTCATGCATACATAATTTATAAACTCACACCAAAGGACTTGCATTACTGTACTAGAATGGTGAAGTACAAATACGCTAGGGCGCAGACCTCCTTTTGACCAAATATTTTAGTAGCTGGCTAAACAAGTTTACGTAAAACAAGTTTCATTCCAAACTGAGGTGTGAGGAGAAAAGCATGCTTAGGAGCATGCAAATACGAAGGAGAAACCTCAAAGCTGAAGCGTTGTAAGAGGGTTGCTATCACAAATGTATCTAAAACCATGGCCAAACTTTGTCCAATACATTTCCGAGGACCGCCAGCGAAAGCCATGAATACAGCTTGCATCTTTGAGTTGAAAACACCTTCACCAAATCTTTCAGGTTTAAATTGT is a window from the Apium graveolens cultivar Ventura chromosome 1, ASM990537v1, whole genome shotgun sequence genome containing:
- the LOC141671086 gene encoding 1-aminocyclopropane-1-carboxylate oxidase-like, with translation MEKFPIINMEKLNGEERAATMERIKDACENWGFFEVLNHGISIELMDTVERLTKAHYKKSMEQRFKEMVANKGLETVQNEIDDLDWESTFFLSHLPHSKITDIPDLEDDYRKAMKEFAKGIEKLAEELLDLLCENLGLEKGYLKRAFYGSKGPTFGTKVSNYPPCPKPDLIKGLRAHTDAGGIILLFQDDQVSGLQLLKDGEWVDVPPMRHSIVINLGDQLEVITNGKYKSVMHRVIAQTDGNRMSLASFYNPGGDAVIYPEPTLVEKDEEKGHVYPKFVFQDYMKLYAGLKFQAKEPRFEAMKAMEITTV